The window ATGCTCCGAGTTTTTGTTTCACGGTATCAGGTACTATAAATTCTTCAAGAAAGAAAAATTCATAGTCAGGATTATTTGGATAAGGCTTCTTAGAAGAGAGCCCTTTTTCATTACCATATCCGTAAACAGCTTTTTTCCCCGGTACTATTTTTTTTGCACAAATTTTTACTTTGTTGACGTTATAAGTGCTTGTAACAAATTCTACTGTATCAGGTATTATGACTAAATCCCATGGAATCTCATCACCATCACCATTTTCATTAGCCAGTCTTGACATTCTCTCCTGAGTGAAACAAATTCCTTTGACCGGTAGATTTTCAATTTCTGCAGGAAAATATAAAACATTGGATTTCGGCATATAGAACATTTTGTCTTGGCTATTTGCCTTTTTTTCGTATGCTTCTTGTCTAAATCCTGTTATAACCACCCCGGTACCATCTCCAGTTAATTCATACTGAAAGTAATCCGATGGCCATGGTTTTGCATTTTTAACCTGCTTACTTGTATTTGTATTGCCATCTTCATTACATGAAGCCAATACAACCAACATTCCAAATAGCATCATAAAGATTTCTATTGGTTTTTTGTACATAATAACCCTCCATACTTAGTTATTAATTTTTATCCTTTTTTCATTATACCCCCCATTTTTTGTCAACCCTATTGACAATTTTTTTTATATTTTTTGAAAATACGGATGGCGTATTGTTTATCCTTTTCAAGTTCGGAAGGTACAAAGAATTCCACCACCGAAGAAAAATATGTTCAGGTAGTTGCAGTCGGGTTCAATACCCTTCGTTACGACGTAGGCGTCGGGGTATTAAACCCTCCGCACGAATAAAATCGGTACGGGTATTTGCTTCATCATAAGCAGATGTATTGTACTGCCTTTTATTCAGTTCAAAAAGGTCAGTCAACTTTGTAAGACCTATTTTATGTTCATCTAAAATATTCATAAGTAACTCCGTAAAAGGCCTAATTGTCTTTGATTATACCACTATCCATCCCCATTTTCAATTGACTTAAAAAACTATTTGGAGTAAAATAATTTACTATGAAAAAGCGTATCTTTTTAGACAATGCGGCCGGAGCCTTTCCTAAGACACCCGGTCTCGATCAAGCTCTTGCGATGGCATTAAATATGGGAACGGGAAATATTAACCGCAGTACCTACACCGAAACCGAGGAAGCAGGGCTTGCCGTCATCGAAACAAGAGAACTTTTATGTAAGCTCTTTAATTTTCAGCCGGCAACCCATGTTATTTTTACATCGGGAGTTACGGCAAGTCTAAACTATATTATCAAGGGATTTCTCAAATCGGGCGACAGAGTTTTAACAAGCTCCTTTGAACATAATGCCGTAATGCGCCCTCTGGTTCAAATGGAAAAAATAGGCGTAAAGATTGACCGCGTTCCTGCAATCTTAAAAAACGGAGGAACCTTTGTAGATACATCCTTAATCGAATCTATGATAAGGCCTGAAACCCGCCTTGCCGTTTTTTCACATGCTTCAAATGTAACGGGCTTTATTCAACCGATAGAAGAAATTGCCTCAATCTTAAAAAAGCACAATATTCCTTTAGTAATAGACGGTGCCCAAAGTGCAGGCCACATTCCCGTCGACCTTACACAATTAAACCCGGCAGCCTTTTGCTTTACGGGACATAAGGGGCTACTCGGCCCCCAAGGAACGGGCGGCATCTTATTCGATAAGGATTTTGCAAAAGAGGTTGAGCCCCTCATCACAGGCGGAACAGGAAGCGCATCCGATTCGGAAGAAACTCCCTCCTTTATGCCCGATAAATTCGAAGCCGGAACTCAAAACATAATCGGAATTGCAGGTCTTCACCACAGCCTGAAATGGCTGGATGCTTTCGGAATTCAAAACATTCATAAGCGAGAACAAAAATTGCTTAAACTATTTTTGGACGGAATAAAAGGCCTTCCGATAAAAATAGCGGGAGGAGAATCAGCCGAAAACAGGGTCGGAATTGTTTCGATAGACTTTTCCGAATTTATGGACAATGCTGAAGCCGGTGCCTCTCTCGAAGAAAAATACGGCATCCTTACCCGCTGCGGCCTCCATTGTTCGCCTTCGGCTCATAAGTCCATCGGCACCTTTCCGCAAGGCACGGTAAGATTTTCGACAGGCCCCTTTACAATAGAAGAAGAAATTGAAACGGCAATAAGGGCAATAAAGGAGCTTTGCCCAAGGGCTTAACTCACCCTAAGAATTTTTTCGTCCCTCTTGGTAACAAGGCCTATAATGGCAGGTTTGCCGCAGGGAGTATTTTCCAAAGCTTGAGACAGTTCCTCGTAAAGAGCAGCAGCATCTTCCTTGTCTACCGAAATCAAAAGCCCTCCCGAAGTTTGAGGATCGAACATCAGGTCTTGATATGCAAGGGGAACATTTTCAAAGACAATATTATCTCCGACAAAATTTCTATTGGAGTAAACTCCTGCCGGCATCATACCCATTTCGGCACTTTCAATTACGGATTTATAAATAGGAACGGATTTATAATCGACTTCAATGCTCATACCGCTTCCCTTCCCCATCTCATAAAGATGACCGAGAAGACCGAAACCTGTAATGTCGGTACAGGCATTTATCTTGTATTTTACCATGATATTGCGGGCCTTCGCATTTAAAAAAGCCATAATCTTATAACAGCGGTCAAGTTCTTCCGGCGGCGACATGTCGGCCTTTGAAGCCGTAAGTAAAATACCCGTGCCGATAGGCTTAGTCAAAATTAAAACATCGCCTTCCTTTGCTGTCGAATTTTCTAAAATCTTTTTAGGATGAACAAAGCCGTTTACAGCCAAACCGTACTTGGGCGAGTCATCATAAATGGTATGTCCTCCGCAGACAATGGCACCGGCCTCATAAACCTTATCGAAACCGCCGCGTAAAATTTCTTTTATCATATCTTCAGGCATATCCTTGGTAATACAAAAAAGATTTAGGGCGAGCTTAGGCTCCCCGCCCATCGCATAAATATCGCTTAAAGAATTTGCGGCGGCAACTTGCCCGAATATGTAGGGATCGCCTGAAACCGGCGGAAAAAAATCTATAGTAGATATAAGAGCCGTTTTATCGTTTATCTTATAGACGGCAGCATCATCTGAAGTATTAAAACCTACGAGTAAATTATCGTCATTCCTTACGGAAAAATTTTTTAAAAGTTTATCGAGTGCACCCGCACTCAGCTTTGCACCTCAGCCCGGATTTTTTGCAGCTTTTAATAAATCGAAATCTTCATTAATAAGTGAACAGCTCATATCAGCCTCCTGAATAATTAAGAAGCCTCTAAAAACATCGGTTTTTAGAGGGTCTCCTTAACCTTATTTGCGATGTTTAAAATTAAGTCATCAAAATATAAGGACTTAATTTTAAACTCGTCGGCCATCTTTAAAAATCCGACAAGATTTTTAAAGATGGCCATAGTATCTCATAATTTTAACTTATGGTCAAGATAAAAAAAAGAGCTATTGAACATTTAATTATATAAGAGTATACTATTGCTAACAAAATCTTGTTTACGGAGGAATATGATAAAAATGAGTAAAAAGATAAAAGCTATAGGATTCTTTGTAACAGCTATTTTAGTATTTGCTTTTGCTTGCGAACCGGAGATGCTTTACGGGACTGCAAAGGTAGCTGGCTCGACCCCTGCCGGTACTAATTATGAATATGGATATTCAGTATGTATCGATGTAACCGTTGATGACCAAGGTAAAATCATCAAAGTAAGTGATGACGAGAAAAACACGGAGGCATCTATCGCAGCAGATGTTATAGGAGCTGCAGCAAGCAACAAAGCTTACTGGAAAAAATATTTGTCAGGAAAAGGTTTTGAAAAGTATAAAAACCTTACCATAGAAGATGTCAAAAAAATGAATGTCGGTTTCCCCGGAGCTCCGGGAGTTGATGCCGTAGGAGGAGCCACAGCAGCTTCCCTTGCGGTAAAAAATGCGGTTTTACAGGCTTTGGTGCTTGATGCTTCACTTAAGGAGCTTGTAAACTATAAAAATCCCGACAATTATAAAAAGGGAGAACAAAAAAAGTTGGAAAAAATCGTTAAAGAAGGAAGAACCCATCTTGAAACTTTAGAAACTTATGAAGAAATAGAAAAGGCTCTTGCAGAATTAAAACAAAAACTGGATGCGTTAAAAACAAAATAATCAACTAATAAAAAGCGGCGGCAGTATTGGTGGAAGCCACCCAAATCGGAACTTCCATAACACTGCCGCCTTTAATCGCACTATCGGAAGCCTATAAAAACATCAGTTTTTATAGGCTTTCCTTAAATTTAATTTACGATGTTTTTCATAAGTCATTGATATATAAAGACTTATGAAAAACTCGTTGGTCATCTCTAAAATCCAACAAGGTTTTTAGAGATGACCGATCACACTTCAACGTACTTGCCGTCTTCACTTAAATAATAAAAAGCATCGTAATCAAATTGACTAAAATAATCTTTATCAAAAGCAAGGCCTTCTTTAAAAATCAATTTTAATGCAGTGCCGCAGCTTGAACTTACAGAGCGCGGCACCGGAACCAATTTTGCAGTCAACTCTCCTGTCTTAGCATTATCCGTTTTGTTCACGGCTCTCATGCAGACAAGAGAATCATAATGTGTATGAAAGGTAATTAAATACTCTTTCATTATTTTGATACGGCAATTTTCCAGCCGTCATCGCTAGGTTCAATCTTTGTTTTAGCCTTTGCATTATCGCAAAAGCGTTTTATATTTTCTTTTGATGTTTCGTTATCTACCAACACAACGAAGGCAGAATTTACAGCAAGAGCTTTTTTGGTTAAAACCACTGGCTCAGGGCAAGCAAGTCCTCGAGCATCTACAATAATATCAGACATAATCTTCTCCTAATAAAAACTTATTTATTTTTCAAAGAATAATAGATACTTACAAAAGCTGTAAGAATCAAACCTACAACAACAGCTATCATTCCGGCACTTGTCGGACCCTTACCGGAAGAAGCCAGGCCGAAGTTATGGGCAAAGGCAGCACCGGCGATAAGTCCTACAACAGTAATTGCTGAATCGCTGTTTCCTTCACCCGTCAATATGAGCTGTCTTAAAGGACAGCCGCCCAAAAGAACGCTTGCCCAGCCGACTAAAACCATTCCAAGGGCATTCCATAAGCCGTCTGTGTGGGCTACGGGCTGGCCGGCAAAACCTAAATTGAACTTACCTAAAATTAACGAACCTACTACAACAGTTACCAAAATAGTAAGGCTTCCCCACAATAGGTGAAAATCTTTAAGCATGATTGCATCTCGAATTCCTCCTACAGTACACATTCTGCTTCTTTGAGCAAGACCGCCTACAACAAGACCTATAGCCAAGGCCAAGAAAATCGGAGCCTTCATAGAGCCGGGGCCCTTTTCGCTAAAAGCAAGAGCTGAGGGGAAAGCAACCAAGAGTACAAAGAAAATAATCATAAAGATTATAGGAATTACACCTTCTTGCTTTGACTGATTATGAGCCCTGCTAAGAGAAAAGTTTTTATTTAAGAAGAAGATACCGATTACAATTCCGGCAATAAAGCCTACCAAACCGAAAACAGCATTTAAATCTCCTGCTCCCAAGCGTAAAAACATTCTCAAAGGACAACCTAAGAAAACCAAGGCTCCTATCATAACAAAGAAACCTAGAGTAAATCGTGTAAAGGCAGCAGAACCGCCTCTCGGCTTAAATTCTTTTTTTACAAAAGCCAGTACAAAGGCCCCGATTATAAGACCGATTACCTCAGGTCTCATATACTGAACAACTCCTGCATTATGCAGTTTTAAGGCGCCGGCAATGTCCCGCAAAAAACATGCAATACAAAAACCCATGTTTCCCGGATTTCCGAACCTAACCAATACGAGGGCCGCAATACCGATCACGGCACCTGTAACAATAACCATGAGATGTTTTTTCATAAACTCTCCTCCATTTAAAAAAGATTGGGAGATAACGAGTTTTTCAAAATAAATTTACAAAAAGGCTATAAAGACAATTTTGAAGGAATCAAAAAGAAGGCGGCGGAAAAAGCAAAATTCGCAAAAGGTCCTTCGTTTTTGTTTCCGTATTATAAGCCGGAAGTAAAATTACCTCGAAGATATAAACTCATTTACGCATTTCGATCTCCCATAACTAAAGTATAAACCATAACGATTTATCGGGTATAATTTTAGCAAAAAGAAAATAAAATGTCAACATATTAAAAAAAATTAAGATTTATTATTTAATTTAAAAAGGCTGCAAGAGCCGTACCCAAGGTTACAGCTTCATCATTTGTTTTAAGGACAAAGTAAATTCCTCTTTTTTCGGTTAAACAGGTGTGTAAACTCTTAAAGATTCTTTCTTTAATCAAAAAACCTTTTAAAAACATCGAGCCGTCGGCACTTATACAGATGGGCTTATCCGGCGATTTACCCTTACCGGTTTTTATACAAGCGGCAGCAATTACGGCAGCTGAAAGCCTTCCGGCTCTCTCAAAAAAACATTTACATATGGAATAGATTTTAACATAGTCTTCCGAAACCGAATGAGCTTCGATTATACCGGAAAAAATATTTTTATCGTGATTTTGTTCCTTTAAAAATAAAGAAATCTCTTCAGTTGAAAAATCACAGGAATTTAAAAGCATCTTGTTGACCCTCGGTGAAAAAATTCCTTCGGCAGAACCCGCCCTTAAAGCGATTGAACAAAGCTCTCCAAGATAGCGTCCTGAACACATTCTTTCTAAAAAATACTCGTTTTTTAAATTGGAATTTTCGGATAAGATTTTATCGAATTTACTTTGAGGAATCTTATTGCTCTTTCCAGACTCGCATACGATTATCTGAGGTTTATCGTAAAATTCGGTAGTTTTGAGTTTTTCAATTTTTCCGTATTCGATATATGCAGAATTTAGGCCCGTTCCTAGAACAAAGCCTATGTGAGAGTCAAAGCCCTGATCGTCGGTTTCAGAAAAAATTCCTGACTGGAGAACTGCAGCGGTATCGTTCACCATTATAATTTTTTTTATTTTTTTCCAACCCTTACGAGATAAGGCTTGAAAAAGTCCCTCATTTATTTTGCAATCGCCGATATAGGGCAGTTTTATTTCTTTTGAAAGCTTAATAGCCTGCCCGCCGCCGTCAGGAAAAATCTTTATGGCATAGGAAAAGCAAAAAGAAATCATATCAGACTCATCTTTTAAAGGTTCTAAGTATTCGGCAATGCTGTCAAAGAACTCTTCATTAGTCATTTCCCTGTCAAGAGCAGGCATCGGATGCTTAAAAAAAGAAAGAATTTCAGGCACTCCTTTTTTGTCAAAATAGACAATGCCTGCCCTAAAATTAGTACCTCCGGCATCGATGATTATTACCTTTTTATCCTTAGGGATATCGGTGGGAAGATTTTTCCATAAGGGAATCATATCCATAGAAGAAACAGACTCAGCTTCGCTTTCCAATCCTTTTTTCATATCTTCCAAAAGGATTGAAGCTGCATATTCGATATCAATTTTATAATCAAAATTATTTCTCTTAAAAAAATCGTCGATCTCTTTCATTTAAATAATTCCCTTAAAACTTAAGTGTAGAAGCAAAAAGCAGACCAGCTTATTTAATCGCTTTCTTTAGAGCTTCCGTCTTGTCGGTTTTTTCCCATGAGAATTCGGGGCGTCCGAAGTGGCCATAGGCTGCCGTTTCTTTATAGATGGGGCGTTTTAAATCCAGAGTCTTTATAATGCCTGCAGGAGACATATCAAAAACCTCTTTTATTGCCTTTTCTATTTTTTCTTCAGGAACTTCACCCGTTCCGAAGGTATCAACTCTTACGGCGACAGGGAATGGAACTCCGATTGCATAGGCTAACTGAACTTCGCAGCGGCGTGCAAGATCTGCAGCTACTACGTTTTTTGCAATGTATCGGGCCATGTAGGCAGCAGAGCGGTCAACCTTTGACGGGTCCTTACCCGAAAAAGCTCCTCCTCCATGTCTTCCCATTCCGCCGTAGGTGTCTACTATTATTTTTCTTCCGGTAAGACCTGTGTCTCCAAAAGGGCCTCCTATAACAAAGCGGCCTGTAGGATTGATAAAATACTTGGTATCATCGGCCAAAAGTCCGGTCGGTCCCAAAACAGGCTTAATAACCCGATTGATTAGAGTATCTTTTAACTCATCATATTGAACATCGGGATAGTGCTGATGAGAAAGAACAACCGTGTCTATCTTGATAGGCTTAAAGCCCTCATATTTTACGGTAATCTGGGTTTTTGAATCTGGCCTGAGCCAAGGAATAACCTTTTCCTTTCTGAGTTTTGCTGCATACCTCAATACAGAATGAGAAAACATAATGGGAGCAGGCATCAGTTCAGGAGTTTCCTTGCAGGCAAAACCGAACATCATACCCTGATCTCCTGCCCCCTGCTGGCCCTTATATTCATCAAGTCCCGTACCGTCTACCCCTTGCGAAATATCTGGGGACTGTGAGTGAATCATATTCATAACAGCCATAGAATGGCAGTCCAAACCGAAATCGGTATTTGTATAGCCGATTTCTTCAGCGATAGACCGTGCAATCTCCTGAATATCTACATAGGTGTTAGTTGTTATCTCTCCGCCGACAAGAACCAAGGCGGTAGAGGCAAAGGTTTCACAGGCTACATGGCTTTCAGGGTCGTCCCTTAAACATGCATCTAAAACTGCATCCGAAATTTGATCGCAGAGCTTATCGGGATGCCCTTCACTTACCGACTCTGACGTAAAATAATTTATATCGTTTTTCATATTAACCTCATCATTTTAACAATATTTTAGAAGAATATTATACTATAAAGTTTAAAGCTTTTTCAAGCTATAAAGAAAATACTGAACTTTCTTTTCTAGGCTTTTTCTTTTTTTAAAAAAGAAAGCTTTGTTTCCGAAATTATTATCGCTATAAAGATTAAGATAAAACCGAAAACCGAATAAACATCAAGACTTTCACCCTTAAATATAACCGAAAAGATAATTCCGAAAATCGATTCAAGACCTAAGATAATGGCGGCACTTGAAGCATCTGTATGCTTTTGGCCTATATTTTGTAAAAGAAGAGCCAGCCCTGTACAAATTGCAGCAAGATAGAGCACGGAGCCGACAGATGAGTAAGACCAAACTATTGCACTATTATCTTCAAAAATAAGAGTTACAAGCCATGAAAGAATTGCAGCCGCTCCGAATTGGATAATAGTCATAAGAATGGGATCCTTTCTTTTGCTTAATCGTGTAATACTTACAATGTGGCTTGCAAAAAGAAGACCGCTTAAAAGAGCATAAAAATCTCCCAGCGTTATTCCTACAGAGGATGAAAGAACCAAGTCTTTAAAAGATACAAGACCTATTCCCAAAATACACAAAACGGCAGCAGAGGCGTTGTACCTATCGGGACGAATCCTGTTTACAAGCCAACCCAAAAAGGGTACGATTACGCAATAAGAAGCAGATAAAAAGGCGCTTCGTCCGGGGAGCCCGCCGGCAGTCGTAACGCCGAAGGTTTGACTGGAATAAGCAATAAACAGAAAAAAGCCTACAATTCCTCCGTTTATAAGATAATCTTTGTCTATGAGTTTTAATTTTTTATAAAACACAAGACAAAGCAAAAAACAGGCAATAGAAAATCTTAAGCCCAATAAAAAATTAGGTTTAAAAAAATCCGTAGTTTCGCTTACAACAACAAGAGAACTACCCCATACTATTGCAACAATCAAAAGGGCTAAACGCGATAAAACATTAATCTTGGTATTAGTCAAAATAAATTCCTTTGCATCGTCAGTAAAACGGCAAATGCAAAATGCCTCAAAAAGTCCGGGAACGAGCTTTCCTTTTTGAAAAGGTGTATTATATGATAAGTCCGCATTATACAGAAAAACGAAAAAAAAGACAAGCCGGAATTTATACAAACAAAAAATCGTCCTATGTTGAAACACAGTGATAAAGTCCCCTTGTAAGCACCGTTAAAATGTCCCCATAATAAATTGTGGAGATGACGGTGATGGAAGAAAAATTAAATATGGGAAAAAAGGAAAGAACAAGGGGAAAAATACTGGCAATGGTAGTAGAGCGTCAAATAACCTTAAAACAAGCAGCCATAAAAATGCAGGTATGTTACAGACAAGCAAAGCGTATTTACAAAAGGTATTTGGAACAAGGAGATAAAGGTCTTTTGCATAAAAGTCTAGGAAAACCTTCCTCAAAAAGAGTCGATGAAAATATAAAGAAAAAATGCTTGGAACTGTACGCTGAAAAATATCATGATTTTGGTCCTACTCTGGCAGCAGAAAAACTTGAAGAACTTGATGGGATAAAAATAAATCATGAAACGCTTAGGCGATTACTAATCAAAGCAGGTCTTTGGAGTAGAAAACGGCGAAGGAACATTCATCGAAGTAGAAGAGAAAGAAGAGAATGTTTTGGACAGATGCTTCAATTTGACGGAAGTCATCATAAATGGTTTGAGCAAAGAGGACCTAAATGCTGTTTAATGAATATAGTCGATGATGCAACAGGAATGACACAGTCGTTTTTGACGGAACAAGAGACAACGGAAGCTGCTATGAGGCTTTTATGGGGCTGGATAGACTGTCATGGGATACCTCAAGCGGTATGTTGTGATAAAAAAAATGCTTATGTTATTACACGGGAGCCAACTATGTCAGAAATAATAAAAAATGTAAGGCCTAAAACCCCGTTTCAAAAAGCTTGTGAAAAACTTGGAATACAAATAATAGTGGCTCATTCGGCTCAATCTAAAGGCCGTGTAGAAAGGAATCATAGTGTTTATCAAGACAGATTTGTAAAAGAATTACGCCTTGCAAAAATAAATACTATTGAAAAGGCTAATGCTTTTTTACAAAAAGAGTATTTACCGAAAATAAATAAAAAGTTCGCCATTGCACCTTTAGACTCACAAGATGGGCATGCTCCTTGTCCAAGTAAAGAACAGCTTGCTAATATTTTCTGCTATGAAGAACAAAGGGTTGTAAGTAATGATTTTGTTATCAGGTATGAAAACAGACTTTTTCAAATAACAAAATCGAACCGTAATATACCGAGACCTAAAACAAACATATTGTTAAGAGAACTCTTGGATGGAACCATAAAACTAATATGGAACAACAAAGAGCTTGATTTCTTAGAAATAACTAAAGAGTATCTTAAGGAGGTAAAATTATCATAACCGGCATAACAAAAGGGGACATTTCTATGGTGCTAAAACAGGGGACATTTCTATGGTGTATTGACAAACAAAAAATCGTCCTATTGACATATTCTTATATTTTCTATATAATCGACTCTTAATCCTAAAGCCGGAGGGGGTGAAAAAAGAAATGGCATATGTAACAATTGACGATTCAGAGCATCTTGAAAAAGCTCTAAAAAGATTTAAGCGTCAAGTCGAAAAAGAAGGTATTATCCGCGAATGGAAAAAGAAGGAATTCTACGAAAAACCTTCCACTGTTTTAAACAGAAAGAATAAGGCCCTCCGCCGAAAACTTATGAAAAAAACAAGACGCTCACGCGATTCAAAGAGCTATTAATGGAAAAGAGCTTGCGGTTTCAAACTTGAACCCAAGCTCTTTTTTTATCTAAGCTCTTTTTCCATATAAATATAACCGTCCTCTCCCTCTTTTTTTAAAATATGCTCAGGTACCTTAGAGGCGGAAAAACCTAATCTTTTATAAAGTTTGATTGCTTTTTCATTTTGAGGAACAGGATTAACCCAAACCTTTTTAGCACCTTTAAGTCTTGCCTGTTCTATAGCAAAACTCAAGGCCTTAGAGGCAATCCCTCTCCCCCGAGCCTTGGCAAACAGCTTAATATCAAGACTTGTAAGATTATCATGAACCGTATCGATGGAATACCAAGTTTCTCCGCAATAAACTTCCCCCTCAAAAATCGAATAATGCATAGATAGAGGACTGTTCTTTAGCACCCAATCATACCAACGGGCCATTTCTTCATCGGTTTGAACCAAACCGTCCGGAAATCCTACAAATTTCATAACATCACCATCAGCCCATAAGGCTTTAACCAATGGAAGGTCCTTTTTTTCGGTCGGCCTAATCAATATTTCCATATAACTACTATCCTCCTTCTATAAATAGAGATTTTATTTTTCAATCCTAGTCAAGTTTTTGACCCAGCGTTCTTTTTTTAGCTGGACTTCGGCAAGGACAGCTTTCATTATGCTGGTAAGTTTAGCAATTGCATACATAATGGGTGAAGACCAATCCGTAAAATAATATAACAAAAGCATGCAGGGCATAAATAAGAACATATTTACCGTAGTATCTACCCAGACTCCCATGACCGCATCCCCTCCGGATCGGGCTATCGCATATTGGGTGTTTTGAAAGGTCCATACAGGCATATAAAGAGCGATAAAGATTATAAGAAGCCTTGTAACCTCATGAGAAGCAGGACTTAAACTACGGAACACAATCGGAACCAGCATAATCGAAAAAAGCTCTAAAAGGGATGTTCCGAGACCGAGTACAAAAGCACCTCTTTTAATCCAACGGGCCTGCTCTCTTGCCTCCTCAAGCTTATTTCTTCCGAGGGTACCGCCTATTATAACGCCAACCGAAGTACCTATTGCCGGAAAAACCAAAAAGAATAGGTTGGCAATTGTCCAGCCCGCAGACATACCGGCTACAACTTCAGTGCCTCCCCTGCTGTTATAAACAGCCGTTGCCACTATCTCGCTCAGAACCCAAGACATATCGGCAACAAAGATGAGGGCAGACTTTTTTAAAATCTCATAAAAAAGGTGAAGCTTTATTTTAAGCATTTCTTTTATTTTTACATAGAAAAGAGGCTTAACTTTTTTTGCATAAAGAACAAAAATTATAAGCTCGGCACAGCGGGCAATTACCGTAGCATAGGCAGCTCCTGCTACCTCAAGCCTTGGGGCTCCCAGATTTCCGTATATGAGCATGTAGTTTCCGATAGTATTTATAAGGGTTGAAACAAGGGATATATACATGGGAACCTTTACATTTCCCGTTTCACGGAAAGAGGAAGCTATTCCTATCGAAAAGGCTGTGGGAATAAACGATAATAGAATAACATTACTGTAAATTACGGCCTGCTCTACTATTTCTTTTTTTGCAGTATTACCATTCACCAAGAGGCCTAAAA of the Treponema denticola ATCC 35405 genome contains:
- the metK gene encoding methionine adenosyltransferase, with product MKNDINYFTSESVSEGHPDKLCDQISDAVLDACLRDDPESHVACETFASTALVLVGGEITTNTYVDIQEIARSIAEEIGYTNTDFGLDCHSMAVMNMIHSQSPDISQGVDGTGLDEYKGQQGAGDQGMMFGFACKETPELMPAPIMFSHSVLRYAAKLRKEKVIPWLRPDSKTQITVKYEGFKPIKIDTVVLSHQHYPDVQYDELKDTLINRVIKPVLGPTGLLADDTKYFINPTGRFVIGGPFGDTGLTGRKIIVDTYGGMGRHGGGAFSGKDPSKVDRSAAYMARYIAKNVVAADLARRCEVQLAYAIGVPFPVAVRVDTFGTGEVPEEKIEKAIKEVFDMSPAGIIKTLDLKRPIYKETAAYGHFGRPEFSWEKTDKTEALKKAIK
- a CDS encoding EamA family transporter — translated: MYKFRLVFFFVFLYNADLSYNTPFQKGKLVPGLFEAFCICRFTDDAKEFILTNTKINVLSRLALLIVAIVWGSSLVVVSETTDFFKPNFLLGLRFSIACFLLCLVFYKKLKLIDKDYLINGGIVGFFLFIAYSSQTFGVTTAGGLPGRSAFLSASYCVIVPFLGWLVNRIRPDRYNASAAVLCILGIGLVSFKDLVLSSSVGITLGDFYALLSGLLFASHIVSITRLSKRKDPILMTIIQFGAAAILSWLVTLIFEDNSAIVWSYSSVGSVLYLAAICTGLALLLQNIGQKHTDASSAAIILGLESIFGIIFSVIFKGESLDVYSVFGFILIFIAIIISETKLSFLKKEKA
- a CDS encoding ISNCY-like element ISTde1 family transposase — encoded protein: MEEKLNMGKKERTRGKILAMVVERQITLKQAAIKMQVCYRQAKRIYKRYLEQGDKGLLHKSLGKPSSKRVDENIKKKCLELYAEKYHDFGPTLAAEKLEELDGIKINHETLRRLLIKAGLWSRKRRRNIHRSRRERRECFGQMLQFDGSHHKWFEQRGPKCCLMNIVDDATGMTQSFLTEQETTEAAMRLLWGWIDCHGIPQAVCCDKKNAYVITREPTMSEIIKNVRPKTPFQKACEKLGIQIIVAHSAQSKGRVERNHSVYQDRFVKELRLAKINTIEKANAFLQKEYLPKINKKFAIAPLDSQDGHAPCPSKEQLANIFCYEEQRVVSNDFVIRYENRLFQITKSNRNIPRPKTNILLRELLDGTIKLIWNNKELDFLEITKEYLKEVKLS
- the rpsU gene encoding 30S ribosomal protein S21, translated to MAYVTIDDSEHLEKALKRFKRQVEKEGIIREWKKKEFYEKPSTVLNRKNKALRRKLMKKTRRSRDSKSY
- a CDS encoding GNAT family N-acetyltransferase, with amino-acid sequence MEILIRPTEKKDLPLVKALWADGDVMKFVGFPDGLVQTDEEMARWYDWVLKNSPLSMHYSIFEGEVYCGETWYSIDTVHDNLTSLDIKLFAKARGRGIASKALSFAIEQARLKGAKKVWVNPVPQNEKAIKLYKRLGFSASKVPEHILKKEGEDGYIYMEKELR
- a CDS encoding MATE family efflux transporter: MVTNLKHKYFGPFSFYKNAVKLAVPVMVQLFIQSLVSLIDNFMVADLGDLKMSGVNVANQIIFVYITGLNILCSAGGMFMSQYNGTKDEEGMQQAYRFKQISGIIFALALLGICLTIPDLVLGLLVNGNTAKKEIVEQAVIYSNVILLSFIPTAFSIGIASSFRETGNVKVPMYISLVSTLINTIGNYMLIYGNLGAPRLEVAGAAYATVIARCAELIIFVLYAKKVKPLFYVKIKEMLKIKLHLFYEILKKSALIFVADMSWVLSEIVATAVYNSRGGTEVVAGMSAGWTIANLFFLVFPAIGTSVGVIIGGTLGRNKLEEAREQARWIKRGAFVLGLGTSLLELFSIMLVPIVFRSLSPASHEVTRLLIIFIALYMPVWTFQNTQYAIARSGGDAVMGVWVDTTVNMFLFMPCMLLLYYFTDWSSPIMYAIAKLTSIMKAVLAEVQLKKERWVKNLTRIEK